The following proteins are co-located in the Ancylothrix sp. D3o genome:
- a CDS encoding GerMN domain-containing protein — translation MEEQQQQPTRRPPSSAIAAILAVLLVGGGGAAWLLSNNKTTQTTNNQISTPITPTQTPVQIPVTPPPSAVQPTETAKPAQPTAQQTAKVYWLKDSGTSTELVPVPIATTKTEKPADSLQTAFNTLLTSPPSGTFSSIPQGTKINSVSVKNDGIHVDLSPEFKTGGGSAAMISRLAQVLYTATSTDPNAQVWLSVDGKPLEVLGGEGLVVPVPLTRQTFEKDFSL, via the coding sequence ATGGAAGAACAACAACAACAACCAACCCGCCGGCCACCCAGCAGCGCCATCGCCGCCATCCTAGCCGTTTTATTAGTCGGCGGTGGTGGTGCAGCCTGGTTGCTATCCAACAACAAAACCACCCAAACAACAAACAACCAAATTTCAACCCCCATTACCCCCACCCAAACGCCGGTACAAATACCCGTCACCCCCCCACCCAGCGCCGTTCAACCCACCGAAACAGCAAAACCGGCCCAACCAACCGCTCAACAAACAGCAAAAGTTTATTGGCTAAAAGACAGCGGCACCAGTACGGAATTAGTACCCGTGCCCATCGCCACCACCAAAACAGAAAAACCCGCAGATAGCCTGCAAACCGCCTTCAACACGCTTTTAACTAGCCCCCCCAGCGGCACCTTTAGCAGCATCCCCCAAGGCACCAAAATCAACTCCGTCAGCGTTAAAAACGATGGCATCCACGTTGACTTATCCCCCGAATTCAAAACCGGCGGCGGGAGTGCTGCAATGATTTCTCGTTTAGCCCAAGTCCTCTACACCGCCACAAGCACAGACCCCAACGCCCAAGTCTGGCTCTCCGTCGATGGTAAACCCCTCGAAGTTTTAGGCGGTGAAGGTTTAGTCGTGCCGGTGCCCCTGACTCGCCAAACCTTTGAAAAGGACTTCTCGCTTTAA
- the accB gene encoding acetyl-CoA carboxylase biotin carboxyl carrier protein — protein MQLDLKEIRELLAALDQTDISELMLKSGDFELTVRKNSHSVEVHPPESGPAEVRLSAPPAPVVSPEPSPAIAAQPSAGPPASDKKLVDVMSPMVGTFYRAPAPDEPPFVEVGDRITTGSTVCIIEAMKLMNEIDAEVSGTVVEILGKNGAPVEYGQVLMRIKVD, from the coding sequence GTGCAACTGGACTTAAAAGAAATCCGCGAATTGTTAGCGGCTTTAGATCAGACTGATATCTCAGAACTGATGTTAAAAAGCGGCGATTTTGAATTGACGGTGCGTAAAAATAGCCATTCTGTAGAGGTTCATCCGCCGGAGTCTGGGCCGGCAGAGGTGCGGTTGTCAGCGCCACCAGCACCGGTGGTTTCTCCTGAACCGTCCCCGGCCATAGCTGCTCAGCCTTCTGCTGGGCCGCCGGCTTCTGATAAAAAGCTGGTGGATGTGATGTCACCGATGGTGGGGACGTTTTACCGTGCGCCGGCGCCGGATGAGCCGCCGTTTGTGGAAGTTGGAGATCGCATTACCACCGGCTCGACGGTGTGTATTATTGAGGCGATGAAGTTGATGAATGAAATTGATGCCGAGGTTTCCGGTACGGTGGTGGAAATTTTGGGCAAAAATGGTGCGCCGGTCGAGTATGGTCAAGTTTTGATGCGGATCAAGGTTGATTAA
- a CDS encoding DUF2993 domain-containing protein encodes MEILSILLSLILTIISPVGFIADSAAEKAIRNQLESVEQLQVRIDNTPSFQLIQGKVDRIRIAGRGLYLKQDIRIDTLEIETDPLNIDIQKLRQSRQNLDLSALKSPLNAGIRIVLTPEDINRALQSPQITNRLKNLTTSIADLAQTEQIQRYEILNPRLEFLENNRLKLLVEIQEKGYPERLNLDIETALTLNQGKLQLTDLSILANNEPAPPRLVNTLTQRINSRLDIQNIQNTQILLRFLKLNLTPEQLEIAAFVQAKPNPQTGN; translated from the coding sequence ATGGAAATTTTAAGCATCCTCCTCTCACTCATCCTAACCATCATTTCCCCCGTCGGCTTCATCGCAGACAGCGCCGCCGAAAAAGCCATTCGCAATCAACTTGAAAGCGTCGAACAATTACAAGTCCGCATCGACAACACCCCCAGCTTTCAACTCATCCAAGGAAAAGTAGATCGAATTAGAATTGCCGGCAGAGGATTATACTTAAAACAAGACATCCGCATCGACACCCTCGAAATAGAAACAGACCCCCTAAACATCGACATTCAAAAACTGCGACAGTCCCGACAAAACCTAGATTTATCAGCCCTGAAATCCCCCCTAAACGCAGGCATTCGCATAGTATTAACCCCAGAAGACATCAACCGCGCCCTACAATCTCCCCAAATCACAAACCGGCTCAAAAACCTAACCACCAGCATCGCCGACTTAGCCCAAACCGAGCAAATACAACGCTACGAAATCCTCAACCCCCGCCTAGAATTCTTAGAAAACAACCGCCTTAAATTACTCGTAGAAATTCAAGAAAAAGGCTACCCAGAACGCCTTAACCTCGACATTGAAACAGCCCTCACCCTCAACCAAGGAAAACTACAATTAACCGACCTAAGCATATTAGCCAACAACGAACCAGCCCCACCCAGACTCGTCAACACCCTAACCCAACGAATAAACAGCCGCCTCGACATTCAAAACATCCAAAATACCCAAATTTTGCTAAGATTCCTAAAACTAAACCTCACCCCAGAACAGTTAGAAATAGCCGCCTTTGTCCAAGCCAAACCCAACCCGCAAACAGGAAACTAA
- a CDS encoding proline--tRNA ligase gives MRLSQMLFVTLREDPAEAEIPSHKLLLRAGYIRRIGSGIYAYLPLMWRVLKKVSQIVREEMDATGAQETLLPQLQPAELWRESGRWDTYTKAEGIMFALTDRQKRELGLGPTHEEVITTVAKEMIRSYRQLPVHLYQIQTKFRDEIRPRFGLMRGREFIMKDGYSFHTNEESLKKTYADMHTAYSNMLRRCGLKFRAVEADSGAIGGSGSQEFMVLAEAGEDEVLYTEDGNYAANVEKAVSIAPDAEISPFSSYEKRETPGTDTIEKLCKFLKTSPTTIVKNVLYQTVYDNGMTVLVLVSIRGDQDVNEVKLQNELTRQAGNYGGNTIISLTVPDAEAQQKWAAKSLPLGYISPNLEDSYIAGSKEVSSKFLRLVDYTAYNLKNFITGSDESGYHVVGANWDENFKLPPKIFDLRKAKAGDRAIHHFDQTLQTARGIEVGHIFQLGIKYSKAMNATFTNEQGEELPLVMGCYGVGVSRLAQAAVEQSYDKDGIIWPVAIAPYHAIITIPNIGDKQQIEIAENLYKGLNEAGIETLLDDRDERAGVKFKDADLIGIPYRIVTGRAIKDGKVEVVERATKKAQEIAIEDVISTIKEWMSKAIES, from the coding sequence ATGCGACTCTCACAAATGTTATTTGTCACCCTGCGGGAAGATCCAGCCGAAGCGGAGATTCCTAGCCATAAACTTTTGTTACGCGCCGGCTATATCCGCCGCATCGGTAGCGGCATTTATGCCTATTTACCCCTGATGTGGCGCGTTCTCAAAAAAGTATCGCAGATCGTCCGCGAAGAAATGGACGCCACCGGCGCCCAAGAAACTCTGCTGCCACAACTCCAGCCTGCCGAACTGTGGCGCGAATCGGGCCGGTGGGATACTTATACAAAAGCCGAAGGTATAATGTTTGCTCTCACAGACCGGCAAAAACGGGAATTAGGACTTGGCCCAACTCACGAAGAAGTTATTACTACAGTTGCCAAAGAAATGATTCGTTCCTACCGGCAACTCCCTGTACATTTATATCAAATTCAAACCAAATTCCGTGACGAAATTCGCCCCCGTTTTGGCTTAATGCGCGGACGCGAATTTATTATGAAAGATGGCTATTCTTTCCACACAAATGAAGAAAGCCTCAAAAAAACTTACGCAGATATGCACACCGCTTACAGTAATATGTTGCGCCGGTGTGGTTTAAAATTCCGTGCCGTTGAAGCAGACTCCGGCGCCATTGGTGGGTCTGGATCTCAAGAATTTATGGTGCTTGCAGAGGCCGGTGAAGATGAAGTTTTATACACCGAAGATGGCAACTATGCAGCTAACGTAGAAAAAGCCGTTTCTATTGCCCCCGATGCCGAAATCTCGCCCTTCAGCAGTTACGAAAAACGCGAAACTCCGGGGACAGATACTATCGAAAAACTTTGCAAATTCTTGAAAACTTCCCCCACCACCATTGTTAAAAATGTCCTTTATCAAACTGTGTATGATAATGGGATGACAGTTTTGGTATTGGTAAGCATTCGTGGTGATCAAGATGTCAACGAAGTAAAACTGCAAAACGAACTTACCAGACAGGCGGGGAATTATGGCGGAAATACGATTATTTCTCTGACGGTTCCCGATGCAGAAGCACAACAAAAATGGGCAGCAAAATCTCTTCCTTTGGGTTACATTTCTCCCAATTTAGAAGATAGCTATATTGCCGGAAGTAAAGAAGTTTCTTCTAAGTTTTTGCGCTTAGTTGACTACACGGCGTATAACTTGAAAAACTTCATCACCGGCAGCGACGAAAGCGGTTATCACGTTGTGGGTGCAAATTGGGATGAAAACTTCAAACTTCCACCAAAAATCTTTGATCTCCGCAAAGCAAAAGCCGGAGATCGAGCTATTCATCACTTCGACCAAACATTACAAACTGCGAGAGGAATTGAAGTCGGTCATATTTTCCAACTTGGCATCAAATATTCCAAAGCAATGAATGCTACCTTTACCAACGAACAAGGCGAAGAATTGCCTTTAGTGATGGGATGCTATGGAGTAGGTGTTTCCCGCTTAGCTCAAGCAGCCGTTGAGCAATCTTACGACAAAGATGGTATCATTTGGCCGGTGGCAATTGCTCCTTATCACGCCATTATTACCATTCCCAATATCGGAGACAAGCAGCAAATTGAGATAGCAGAAAACCTCTACAAAGGTTTAAATGAAGCTGGTATTGAGACTTTATTGGATGACCGAGATGAGCGGGCCGGTGTAAAATTCAAAGATGCAGATTTAATCGGCATTCCCTATCGCATTGTTACCGGAAGAGCCATTAAAGACGGTAAAGTGGAAGTCGTAGAACGCGCCACGAAAAAAGCTCAAGAAATTGCTATTGAGGACGTAATTTCTACCATCAAAGAATGGATGAGTAAGGCGATTGAAAGTTAA
- a CDS encoding response regulator, with translation MNNDLYAAEKDIILIVDDKAANLGVLSDFLDEEGFEVRVARDGESALEKANYEPPDMILLDVMMPGIDGFETCCRLKGNSTTAEIPIIFMTALSDVVDKVKGLSLGAVDYITKPFQPDEVLARIKLHLKLQKLNQKIYQQNLQLKQEIEERYEAQMALQKLTQELEERVNERTHKLSDALHILQETQLQLVQTEKLATLGQLVAGVAHEINNPLSSISGNLACAEGFMENIIEHLRLYQENYPTPAPQIQEHAEEIEVDYLLEDLPKIIASMKVGTERIQALSLSLRNFYRSDSSKKEPVNLREGIDSTLLILQHRLKGKGNRPVIEVIKKYGDLPLVTCYPGQINQVFMNLIANAIDAIEEAGTRGYLASPKQPGKIEIHTQSLDSQSVIIRVKDNGAGMAEEVKNKIFEPMFTTKPIGRGTGLGLSISRSIIEEKHGGKLICDSEITQGSEFIIHLPIKPVE, from the coding sequence ATGAATAATGATTTATATGCAGCCGAGAAAGATATTATTTTAATTGTCGATGACAAGGCGGCAAATTTAGGAGTGCTTTCGGATTTTTTGGATGAAGAAGGGTTTGAAGTGAGAGTGGCTCGTGATGGAGAAAGCGCTCTGGAAAAAGCTAATTATGAACCGCCGGATATGATATTACTGGATGTAATGATGCCGGGAATTGATGGCTTTGAAACCTGCTGTCGGCTTAAGGGAAATTCAACTACTGCTGAGATTCCCATTATATTTATGACGGCTCTTTCGGATGTGGTTGATAAAGTTAAAGGATTAAGCTTGGGAGCGGTGGATTATATCACCAAACCATTCCAGCCAGATGAAGTTTTAGCGCGAATTAAATTGCACCTAAAACTACAAAAATTGAACCAAAAAATATATCAGCAAAACTTGCAATTAAAGCAAGAAATTGAGGAGCGCTACGAAGCGCAAATGGCCTTGCAAAAACTAACCCAAGAGTTAGAAGAGAGAGTCAACGAACGTACCCATAAACTTAGTGACGCTTTGCATATTTTACAAGAAACTCAACTGCAACTGGTGCAAACAGAAAAGTTAGCTACCCTGGGACAGTTAGTGGCCGGTGTAGCGCACGAAATTAATAACCCTTTGAGCAGTATTTCTGGGAATCTTGCCTGCGCTGAAGGCTTTATGGAAAATATTATCGAACACTTGCGGCTTTATCAAGAAAACTATCCCACACCGGCACCCCAAATTCAAGAACACGCCGAAGAAATAGAAGTGGATTATTTACTAGAAGATTTGCCAAAAATAATCGCTTCTATGAAAGTAGGAACCGAACGCATACAAGCTTTAAGCCTTTCTTTGCGAAATTTTTACCGCTCAGACTCCTCCAAAAAAGAGCCGGTAAACCTCCGCGAAGGAATAGACAGCACATTATTAATTTTGCAACACCGGCTCAAAGGAAAAGGCAACCGGCCAGTCATAGAAGTTATTAAAAAATACGGCGATCTTCCCCTAGTCACTTGCTATCCGGGCCAAATCAATCAAGTATTTATGAACTTAATTGCTAATGCCATTGATGCCATCGAAGAAGCCGGTACTCGTGGTTATTTGGCTTCTCCAAAGCAGCCGGGTAAAATAGAAATTCATACTCAATCTTTAGACTCCCAATCAGTCATTATCCGCGTTAAAGATAACGGTGCGGGTATGGCCGAAGAAGTAAAAAACAAAATTTTTGAACCAATGTTCACCACCAAACCTATAGGCCGAGGCACCGGCTTAGGGCTATCAATTAGCCGCAGTATTATCGAAGAAAAACACGGCGGAAAATTAATATGTGATTCCGAAATTACACAAGGATCTGAATTTATTATCCATCTTCCTATTAAGCCCGTTGAATGA
- a CDS encoding type II toxin-antitoxin system VapC family toxin, whose amino-acid sequence MKILIDTNVIMDVALERHPFFEDSNQVFTLVQQQKVEAYVSGSTFGDLYYLIRKNQGREGSLDFLRRLVTICRVATVNQDVINRSLSSNFRDFEDAIQYHTAIINNLEVIVTRNTQDYREASLQILTPTQLLEQFTS is encoded by the coding sequence GTGAAAATTTTAATCGATACTAATGTTATTATGGATGTCGCTCTTGAGCGGCACCCTTTTTTTGAGGACAGTAACCAAGTTTTTACTTTGGTTCAACAACAAAAAGTAGAAGCCTATGTATCGGGTTCAACTTTTGGCGATCTTTACTACCTGATCCGCAAAAATCAAGGCCGAGAAGGTTCTCTTGATTTTTTAAGGCGTTTAGTAACTATTTGCAGAGTTGCTACTGTTAACCAAGATGTCATTAACCGTTCCCTCAGTAGTAATTTTAGAGATTTTGAAGATGCCATACAATACCACACCGCTATCATCAATAATCTGGAGGTTATTGTTACCCGCAATACCCAAGATTATAGAGAAGCTTCTTTGCAAATTTTGACCCCTACTCAACTTTTAGAACAATTCACAAGTTAA
- the efp gene encoding elongation factor P has translation MISSNDFRPGVTIVLDDNVWRVVEFLHVKPGKGAAFVRTKLKNVQTGSVVERTFRAGETVPQATLEKNTMQHTYKESESFVFMDMASYEEATLSSAQIGPGVKYLKEGMEVNVVRWGEQILEVELPNSVILEVVETDPGVKGDTATGGSKPAKLETGAQIQVPLFISVGEKIRIDTRDDSYLGRA, from the coding sequence ATGATTTCCAGTAATGATTTTCGCCCCGGTGTAACTATTGTTTTAGATGATAACGTTTGGCGGGTTGTTGAATTCCTGCACGTCAAACCTGGTAAAGGTGCTGCCTTTGTTCGTACTAAGTTGAAAAATGTGCAAACGGGTAGCGTTGTTGAGCGGACGTTTCGAGCCGGTGAAACGGTACCGCAAGCGACTTTAGAAAAGAATACGATGCAGCACACCTACAAAGAAAGTGAAAGCTTCGTGTTTATGGATATGGCAAGTTACGAAGAAGCGACCCTTAGCTCTGCACAAATTGGGCCTGGTGTCAAGTACCTCAAGGAAGGGATGGAAGTTAACGTCGTCCGTTGGGGTGAGCAGATTTTAGAAGTTGAGTTGCCTAACTCGGTGATTTTGGAAGTGGTGGAAACTGATCCGGGTGTCAAAGGTGATACGGCGACCGGCGGAAGTAAACCGGCCAAGTTAGAAACCGGCGCTCAAATTCAGGTGCCTTTGTTTATTTCGGTTGGTGAAAAAATTCGCATCGATACGCGAGATGATTCTTATTTAGGACGGGCCTAA
- a CDS encoding ATP-binding protein: MKNFSSQKVVKARRDYNSWVATESLEDYALRYAPKSFRKWSEFLVANTAIGGISFLALEAIGGSLAINYGFANSFWAIVVVGAIIFLAGLPICYYAAKYNIDMDLLTRGAGFGYIGSTITSLIYASFTFIFFALEAAIMAQALDLYFHLPLAWGYVICSLIIIPLVFFGVTLINQLQFWTQPIWLTLMILPYIFVLYKDPTAFSNWVNFAGKSESGASFSWLLFGSAATVSFSLIAQLGEQVDYLRFLPDLKEDNKFQWWTAVILAGPGWIILGGAKQLGGAFLASLAINHGVDFAKAKEPIQMYLAGYSDVFDNPAVVMSVAVFFVIISQIKINVTNAYAGSLAWSNFFSRLTHSHPGRVVWLVFNVAISLLLMELGVFETLDAVLGLYSNVAIAWVGALVADLVVNKPVGLSPSYIEFKRAYLYNINPVGFGSMLVGSGVAIAAFLGFFGSDIKAFSPFIALVVAFVLSPVIAVITKGKYYIARENIYANTEALSPVLVTGEERGEEGFVLLNQKALRCCVCENEYEPADMAFCPVYDGQICSLCCSLDARCHDACKEEMGSVQHPVEFIYQATFREKISPILGARLIKYLGIFLPASGFAGAIFGVIYYQAAGIPEMLPVVSRQLLETFLKLYATLVIVIGITAWWVVLAEESRQLAEEELDKQNLQLQQEIKERLQVEEALRKSEKDLKKAKETADAANKAKSEFLANMSHELRTPLNGILGYAQILQKSKTMTQKELDGVRIINQCGSHLLTVLNDILDLSKIEARKMELHPETFYLPSLLMGVVEICRIRAEQKDIAFGYRVLSSLPSYMLGDEKRLRQVLINLLGNAIKFTEKGGVTFGVKVLGVDVKNDGGKEEKVYTIRFEVEDTGAGIDAEQLSKIFLPFEQVGETRRQSEGTGLGLAISQKIVTMMGSKIEVKSKLGEGSIFWLDLQLVEVAEHGREKVAVNKIISGYTGQKLKILVVDDRWENRSVIMNFLQPLGFELAEAANGKEGLAVAAEFQPHLIVVDMVMPVMDGFEMTRQIRQLSEFKDIRVVASSASVFDTDKQKFLEMGSDDFLPKPVREEELLSKLKEHLGLEWVYKEDVPCGSGPAQDNSFGELGEKQNLACIKSETAALYLPPERLEILFELAKKGNLKAIGKEAAKLEAEDSKYMAFASTLREMAKNFQEKEIVQFINQYRE, from the coding sequence ATGAAAAATTTTTCATCACAAAAAGTTGTAAAAGCCAGACGCGATTATAACAGTTGGGTGGCGACGGAAAGTTTAGAAGATTATGCGCTGCGGTATGCGCCAAAATCTTTTAGGAAGTGGTCAGAATTTTTAGTTGCTAATACGGCGATAGGGGGAATTTCTTTTTTGGCGCTAGAAGCGATTGGCGGTTCTCTGGCAATTAACTACGGGTTTGCTAATTCTTTTTGGGCAATTGTGGTGGTGGGGGCGATTATTTTTTTGGCTGGCTTGCCAATTTGTTATTATGCAGCTAAATATAATATTGATATGGATTTGCTGACGCGGGGGGCCGGTTTTGGTTATATTGGTTCGACGATTACATCGCTGATTTATGCTTCTTTTACGTTTATTTTTTTCGCGTTGGAAGCGGCGATTATGGCTCAAGCTTTGGATTTGTATTTTCACTTGCCTTTGGCTTGGGGTTATGTAATTTGTTCGCTGATTATTATTCCGCTGGTATTTTTTGGGGTAACGCTGATTAACCAGTTGCAATTTTGGACGCAGCCAATATGGTTAACGTTGATGATTTTACCTTATATTTTTGTTCTTTATAAAGATCCAACTGCTTTTTCAAATTGGGTAAATTTTGCAGGAAAATCAGAAAGCGGCGCAAGTTTTAGTTGGTTGCTTTTTGGTTCAGCGGCTACGGTGTCGTTTTCATTAATTGCTCAATTGGGCGAACAAGTGGATTATTTGCGGTTTTTGCCTGATTTGAAGGAAGATAATAAGTTTCAGTGGTGGACAGCGGTAATTTTAGCCGGCCCTGGGTGGATTATTTTAGGGGGTGCAAAGCAGCTTGGGGGGGCATTTTTGGCTTCTTTGGCGATTAATCATGGTGTGGATTTTGCGAAGGCAAAAGAGCCGATTCAAATGTATTTAGCCGGCTATAGTGATGTGTTTGATAATCCGGCGGTGGTGATGTCTGTGGCGGTGTTTTTTGTAATTATTTCTCAAATTAAAATTAATGTGACAAATGCTTATGCCGGCTCTTTGGCGTGGTCAAATTTCTTTTCGCGGTTAACGCATAGTCATCCGGGGCGAGTGGTTTGGTTGGTTTTTAATGTGGCGATTTCGCTATTGCTAATGGAGTTGGGGGTTTTTGAAACTTTGGATGCGGTGTTGGGGCTGTATTCTAATGTGGCAATTGCTTGGGTGGGGGCTTTGGTGGCGGATTTAGTTGTTAATAAACCGGTTGGTTTAAGTCCTTCTTATATTGAGTTTAAAAGAGCGTATTTATATAATATTAATCCGGTTGGTTTTGGCTCGATGTTGGTGGGTTCGGGGGTGGCAATTGCTGCTTTTTTGGGGTTTTTTGGCAGTGATATTAAAGCGTTTTCGCCTTTTATTGCGCTGGTTGTAGCTTTTGTTTTGTCGCCGGTTATTGCGGTTATTACGAAAGGGAAATATTACATTGCTAGAGAAAATATTTATGCGAATACAGAAGCTTTATCTCCTGTTTTGGTGACGGGGGAGGAGAGGGGAGAAGAGGGCTTTGTTTTGCTTAATCAAAAAGCTTTGCGTTGCTGCGTGTGCGAGAATGAATATGAGCCGGCGGATATGGCTTTTTGTCCGGTTTATGATGGGCAAATTTGTTCGCTTTGCTGTTCGCTGGATGCTCGCTGTCACGATGCTTGTAAGGAAGAGATGGGGAGCGTTCAACATCCGGTAGAGTTTATTTATCAGGCAACTTTTAGAGAAAAAATTTCGCCAATTTTGGGAGCGAGGCTGATTAAATATTTGGGGATATTTTTACCGGCATCTGGATTTGCCGGGGCAATTTTTGGGGTTATTTATTATCAAGCTGCGGGGATACCGGAAATGCTGCCGGTGGTTTCGCGGCAATTATTGGAAACGTTTTTAAAGTTATATGCAACGCTGGTTATTGTGATTGGAATTACGGCGTGGTGGGTGGTGTTGGCGGAAGAAAGCCGGCAGTTGGCAGAAGAAGAATTAGATAAGCAAAATTTGCAATTGCAACAAGAAATAAAAGAGCGTTTACAAGTCGAAGAAGCGCTGCGAAAGTCGGAAAAAGATTTGAAAAAAGCGAAAGAAACGGCGGATGCGGCGAATAAGGCAAAAAGCGAATTTTTGGCGAATATGAGCCATGAATTGAGAACGCCTTTGAATGGAATTTTGGGCTATGCACAAATTCTGCAAAAGTCCAAAACCATGACACAAAAAGAATTGGATGGAGTCAGGATTATTAATCAGTGTGGTTCGCATTTGCTGACGGTGCTTAATGATATTTTGGATTTGTCAAAAATTGAAGCGAGAAAGATGGAATTGCACCCGGAAACTTTTTATTTGCCTTCGTTGTTGATGGGGGTGGTGGAAATTTGCAGAATTCGGGCAGAGCAAAAGGATATTGCCTTTGGTTACCGGGTTTTAAGTTCTCTGCCTTCCTATATGCTAGGAGATGAAAAACGTTTGCGGCAAGTGTTGATTAATTTATTGGGAAATGCAATTAAATTTACAGAGAAAGGTGGGGTAACTTTTGGGGTGAAAGTGTTGGGAGTTGATGTTAAAAATGATGGAGGGAAGGAAGAAAAAGTTTATACAATTCGCTTTGAAGTTGAAGACACCGGCGCGGGAATAGATGCTGAACAATTGTCAAAGATATTTTTGCCGTTTGAGCAAGTGGGTGAGACTAGGCGACAAAGTGAAGGCACCGGCTTGGGATTGGCAATTAGCCAAAAAATTGTAACGATGATGGGGAGCAAAATTGAGGTAAAAAGTAAATTGGGAGAAGGGAGTATTTTTTGGTTAGATTTACAGTTAGTGGAGGTGGCAGAACATGGTAGAGAAAAGGTAGCAGTAAATAAAATAATTAGTGGATACACCGGCCAAAAGTTGAAAATTTTAGTGGTGGATGATCGCTGGGAAAATCGTTCGGTGATTATGAATTTTTTGCAACCGCTGGGGTTTGAATTGGCAGAGGCGGCTAATGGTAAAGAAGGTTTGGCGGTGGCGGCTGAATTTCAACCGCATTTGATTGTGGTTGATATGGTGATGCCGGTGATGGATGGCTTTGAAATGACGCGGCAGATCCGGCAATTATCTGAGTTTAAGGATATAAGAGTTGTGGCTTCTTCGGCGAGTGTATTTGACACGGATAAGCAAAAGTTTTTGGAGATGGGAAGCGATGATTTTTTGCCGAAGCCGGTGCGAGAAGAAGAATTGCTTTCAAAATTAAAAGAGCATTTGGGGTTAGAATGGGTGTATAAAGAAGATGTGCCTTGTGGCTCTGGGCCGGCCCAAGATAACTCTTTCGGTGAGTTGGGAGAAAAGCAAAATTTAGCTTGTATAAAAAGCGAAACTGCTGCGCTCTATCTACCGCCAGAAAGGCTTGAAATCTTGTTTGAGTTAGCTAAAAAAGGCAATCTTAAAGCAATAGGTAAAGAAGCGGCCAAACTGGAAGCGGAGGATAGTAAATATATGGCGTTTGCCAGCACGTTGCGCGAAATGGCAAAAAACTTTCAGGAGAAAGAAATTGTACAGTTCATCAATCAGTACAGGGAATAA
- a CDS encoding metalloregulator ArsR/SmtB family transcription factor translates to MKSAQPVPQEVVQQVADYFSILSEPMRLKILNLLRDGEKCVQELVEATETSQANVSKHLKVMLQAGILSRRTEGTSAYYRVEDGLIFELCNLVCDRLATRIEQQAQHFRAFTLSSKE, encoded by the coding sequence ATGAAATCAGCGCAGCCTGTCCCTCAAGAAGTTGTCCAGCAAGTTGCTGATTATTTCAGTATCTTGAGTGAGCCGATGCGGCTCAAGATTTTAAACTTACTGCGCGACGGTGAGAAATGTGTACAAGAGTTGGTGGAGGCTACCGAAACTAGCCAAGCCAATGTCTCGAAGCATCTGAAAGTGATGCTACAAGCGGGTATTCTCAGCCGACGAACTGAAGGTACTTCTGCTTATTATCGTGTGGAAGATGGCTTGATTTTTGAGTTGTGTAATTTGGTGTGCGACCGGCTGGCCACGAGAATTGAGCAGCAAGCTCAGCATTTTCGGGCTTTTACGTTGTCTTCTAAGGAGTAG